From Daucus carota subsp. sativus chromosome 6, DH1 v3.0, whole genome shotgun sequence, the proteins below share one genomic window:
- the LOC108226630 gene encoding glycosyltransferase-like At2g41451, which translates to MAGLHSSLRPTSSSSTPSSRLLLLLTLLPLSLAALAFVLQWRGGYDDPVARWPGLMDDHHHDRDMFPGMDKSAPIRTTSINCADVLSQKRTPTFPYLRGWNFEYGSDLQPKICITTSTSAGLEQILPWMFYHKVIGVSSFILFVEGKAASSNVSKVLQSIPGVQVIFRTKELEDRQAKSRIWNETWLSNFFYKPCNYELFVKQSLNMEMAIVLAREGGMDWIIHLDTDELVHPAGTREYSLRELFANVPQKADMVVFPNYESSVERDDIKDPFSEVSMFKKNFEHLPKETYYGNYKEATRGNPNYFMTYGNGKAAARIIDNLRPNGAHRWHNYKKTPMEIKLEESAVLHYTYPKFSDLTSRRDRCGCKPTKEDVKRCFMLDFDRAAFIIASTATEEEMFQWYREHVVWTDEALKLRLIMKGILTRIYAPMVIIQGLRESGIFTSVIESAQENPLKDTFLSSVESLNASRVDKFKMVSSRKMGKHIETQANTRNILAISDTDLPAIPPLSPPSMEDMHLDT; encoded by the exons ATGGCGGGTCTTCACTCATCTCTCAGACCCACCTCTTCTTCATCGACGCCATCTTCAAGACTCCTCTTATTGCTCACTCTCTTGCCTCTCAGTCTCGCTGCTCTTGCTTTCGTTCTCCAATGGCGGGGCGGATACGATGACCCGGTGGCCCGGTGGCCTGGATTAATGGATGATCATCATCATGACCGTGATATGTTTCCGGGTATGGATAAATCCGCTCCGATTAGGACCACGTCGATTAATTGTGCGGATGTTTTGTCGCAGAAAAGGACTCCTACGTTTCCTTACTTGAGAGGCTGGAATTTTGAATACGGGTCGGATCTTCAGCCCAAG ATATGTATTACTACGAGCACTTCTGCTGGCTTAGAGCAGATATTGCCATGGATGTTCTATCACAAAGTTATTGGGGTTTCTTCCTTTATTCTGTTTGTTGAAGGGAAAGCTGCAAGCTCCAATGTATCAAAAGTCTTACAAAGCATTCCG GGAGTACAAGTAATTTTTAGAACAAAAGAACTGGAGGACAGACAAGCTAAAAG ccGAATCTGGAACGAAACTTGGTTATCGAATTTCTTCTACAAACCATGCAACTATGAGCTATTTGTCAAGCAATCCCTCAATATGGAAATGGCTATAGTTCTGGCAAGG gAAGGTGGTATGGACTGGATCATTCATCTTGACACTGATGAGCTAGTGCATCCAGCAGGCACTCGTGAGTATTCCTTGAGAGAGCTTTTCGCGAATGTGCCACAAAAGGCTGACATGGTCGTTTTTCCTAATTAT GAGAGTAGCGTTGAGAGAGATGATATAAAGGATCCATTTAGTGAG GTCTCCATGTTCAAGAAGAACTTTGAACATCTTCCAAAAGAGACGTACTATGGCAATTATAAAGAAGCAACTCGTGGTAATCCAAATTACTTCATGACATATGGAAATGGAAAAGCAGCTGCTCGTATTATAGATAATCTTCGTCCAAATGGCGCACACAGATGGCACAATTACAAGAAAACACCAAT GGAGATAAAATTAGAAGAGTCTGCTGTTCTACATTACACCTACCCCAAGTTTTCGGATTTGACTTCAAGACGTGATCGTTGTGGCTGTAAGCCTACAAAAGAGGATGTTAAGAGATGCTTCATGTTAGATTTCGACAGAGCT GCATTTATAATCGCTTCTACAGCAACTGAAGAGGAAATGTTTCAATG GTACCGAGAACATGTTGTATGGACTGACGAAGCTTTGAAGCTGAGACTTATAATGAAGGGAATTTTAACTCGCATATATGCTCCAATG GTCATTATTCAAGGACTAAGGGAATCTGGAATCTTCACTTCTGTAATTGAATCTGCCCAGGAAAACCCATTGAAAGACACATTTTTATCATCGGTTGAGAGCCTTAATGCCTCTAGAGTTGATAAATTTAAGATGGTCTCTTCAAGAAAAATGGGGAAGCATATAGAAACTCAAGCAAATACCAGGAATATCTTGGCTATCTCGGACACTGATTTACCAGCAATTCCGCCATTATCTCCTCCTAGCATGGAAGATATGCACCTTGATACATAG
- the LOC108224420 gene encoding uncharacterized protein LOC108224420 — MTARKRTPSSSPSIPTPEQPVPETTSSPPSSTPIIRPYKLGQVLKVSLIFIIPYLYLIFYHYSDNIEVDLKRSILINALLSFAGFLFTLSMIPVASRYVLRRNMFGYDINKKGTPQGSIKVPESLGIVVGIVFLVIAILFQYFNFTSDSVWLVEYNAALASICFMILLGFVDDVLDIPWRVKLVLPSVAALPLLMAYAGHTTIIIPKPIVSYVGFEILDLGWFYKLYMGLLAVFCTNSINIHAGINGLEVGQTVVIASAILVHNIMQIGASADPEYKQAHAFSIYLVQPLLATSLALLSYNWYPSSVFVGDTYTYFAGMTMAVVGILGHYSETLLIFFLPQVINFLLSLPQLAGYIPCPRHRLPRFDPQTGLLTGTNDGTLVNLSLRLFGRRSEKSLCILLLLLQVIGCCFCFMLRWILTGWYK; from the exons ATGACTGCTCGAAAACGAACTCCATCTTCATCTCCCTCAATCCCAACTCCCGAACAACCAGTCCCTGAAACGACGTCGTCTCCACCCTCTTCCACTCCGATCATCCGTCCGTACAAACTAGGTCAAGTCCTCAAAGTATctctcatcttcatcatcccTTACTTGTACCTCATATTCTACCATTACAGCGACAACATCGAGGTGGATCTGAAGAGATCTATTCTCATCAATGCGTTGCTTAGCTTCGCTGGCTTCTTGTTTACGCTGAGTATGATCCCCGTGGCTTCTCGTTACGTGCTGAGGCGTAATATGTTTGGTTATGATATTAATAAGAAAGGCACTCCTCAAGGCTCGATTAAAGT GCCTGAGTCTCTAGGGATTGTTGTTGGGATAGTTTTCTTAGTTATTGCTATCTTGTTTCAGTACTTTAACTTCACCTCGGATTCAGTT TGGCTAGTTGAATACAATGCAGCTTTAGCATCCATCTGTTTCATGATTCTGCTTGGTTTTGTGGATGATGTCCTTGATATTCCTTGGAGAGT GAAATTGGTGTTGCCATCCGTTGCTGCTCTTCCATTGTTGATGGCCTATGCTGGACATACAACTATAATTATACCAAAGCCAATTGTTTCATATGTTGGATTTGAGATCTTAGATCTAG GATGGTTTTATAAGTTATATATGGGACTCCTGGCTGTGTTTTGCACCAACTCCATCAATATCCATGCTGGTATAAATGGTCTGGAAGTTGGGCAGACAGTCGTTATTGCATCTGCT ATTTTGGTGCATAATATCATGCAAATCGGAGCATCGGCTGACCCTGAGTATAAACAAGCTCATGCATTCTCCATCTACCTTGTTCAACCATTGCTTGCTACTTCTCTGGCTTTGCTTTCTTACAACTG GTATCCTTCTTCAGTTTTTGTTGGTGATACCTACACATACTTTGCTGGAATGACAATGGCTGTGGTTGGAATTTTGGGCCATTATAG TGAAACATTGCTTATATTCTTCCTTCCTCAAGTCATTAATTTCCTCCTATCCCTCCCTCAG CTCGCTGGATATATTCCTTGCCCACGGCATCGGCTACCAAG ATTCGACCCTCAGACAGGACTACTTACTGGGACAAATGATGGGACTCTTGTGAACTTATCCTTGAGACTGTTTGGCAGGAGGTCAGAGAAGTCACTTTGCATCCTGCTACTACTTCTCCAG GTTATAGGCTGCTGCTTCTGCTTCATGTTGAGATGGATCCTCACTGGTTGGTACAAATAA